The DNA region AATCCATAAAATTCCCATCCCTATAATACTAAGTGTATAGCCATACGTAAGGGCATAAAAAAGTGTTTGACGTACACGCTCAAATTTACCCGCACCCATATTGTTAGAAACTAGGCTTAGCACGGCGCTACTAATACCAAGTGTAGGCAATAACATCAACTGTTCCACACGGTATCCAATGCCATATCCCGCTACAGCTTGATACCCATAAAGGGTGACAAAATGAAGGGCGATGAGCGAACCAAAGGACATCATCAGCATATTTAAACCAGGCGGTGTCGCTTGGCTTATTAAGTCTTTGTAAATACGCATATCGGGGTAAAAATGCTCTTTACATGTAAAACTAATTAACCCCGTTTGTAAACTTTTGTACAGCAAGTAGCTTGCACCAAATGCTTGTACTAAAACGGTTGAAAGGGCAATACCTCCAATTCCCATAGCCGGTATAAATCCCCAACCATAGATAAAAAGAGGATTGAGCACTATATTGGCAAAAAAGCCAAAGATGAGGGTATTACGGTAACTTTTTGTATCGCCAGTTGCCACAAGAACACTGTTGAGTGCAAAGTTAGCAAAGAAGAGAGCAGCGCCTAGCAAAATAACCTCAATAAAACTCAGCGCTAACGCATGGTAACGCTCTTCCGTCCCTATCCATGTGAGTAATTCTGAAGCAAAATAAAATCCTAAAAGCCCGAAAAACATTCCTACGCCAATAATCAGTGCTACCCCTTTTTTGGCAATGATACCTGCGAGGAAAAAATGCTGCTTTCCATAAGCGTGACCGATGAGCGCGGTTAATGCACTTGTTCCACCATATGCCATGCCGATGACAAAAAAGAAAAGAAAGGAAGAAGCAGAGAGAGCGGCGAGTGCTTCGGTGGAAATAAGTCCTGCATAGTAAGTATCAACGATATTGTAGAGCGTGTTAAAAAGCATGCCAAGACTTGCAGGAATGGAGAGTTGGCGCAAAAGTAATGGAATAGGGTTGTGGGTGAGTGATGTCGAATCCATGCCAGCTCTTTTTGATTTTATCATAACTTCTTCACGCTTTAAAAGAGATCATTTTTAATAACGACTTTTGAAGCAAAGCTTTAAAAGCCTACATTAGCCACTATGGCGCTGAAGCTTGCCTCTTTTGAGGCAGAATTTTAATTATATTTACACGAAATACACTCATTAATTACTCATTTTTTTTCGTTATGCTTCATGCATAAAAATAAAAATTATACATTAAATATAATTTTTATTTAAGATTTGTACGTTTCTCATCTCAAAATTGTTCAATCTAAGGAGAACACAATGACAAAGAAAATGGATAGAAGATCGTTTTTAAAAGTAGGGGGAGGTGTTGCTGCTGTAGCAACAATGAACGCAAATGCAATTCCTTTAGTAGGGGATGGTCTTTTAAATGATTCAGAGGATGGCTTTAGTGCTTCTCACTTTGGTGCAGTCATCACGCATTCACGCAATTCGCGTTTTGAAAGCGCGACCCCATTTGAAGGTGATGCCCACCCTGTGACGCTCATTGAAGGTTTGTACATACGCAACGGATCGCATTATGTATCCCTGTGTACGTGAGAGTTATTTGAAAAATGGATATAAAAGTGATAAAACAAAGCGTGGAAGTGACAAATTTGTGCGTGTTTCATGGGAAAAAGCCTACGATTTGATTGCCAATGAGCTTAAACGTGTTTATAAAGATCACGGCTCAGACGCTGTCTTTGGTGGCAGTTACGGTTGGTTTTGTGTAGGTAGCTTAAACAATCCACAAGCTTTGGTTGGCAGAATGCTAGGTATCGCCGGTGGCTACACTTCACGAACTTGCACCTATTCAACGCATGCTATTCGTCAAATAACGCCGTATATTACAGGCACTGATGAATCAACTGCTCCTGTTACTGTTTACCCTGTTATTATTGAAAATTCAGAATGTATCGTTTTTTGGGGAGCTGATCCAATCAACACGAACCAAATTGCATGGGGTGTTCCTGATCATCAATCTTATATGTATATGAAAGAGCTTAAAGAAGCTGCTAAAAAGCGCAATATCAAGTTTTATATTATTGATCCTGTATACAACAACACAGGGTTGTATTTTGGTGCAGAGCATATTCAAATTCGTCCAACAACCGATGTTGCACTGATGCTTGGTATTGCAAATTATCTTTATACCGAAAATCTTTATGATAAAGATTTTGTCCATAAATATACCATAGGGTTTGATGAATTTGAAAAATACCTTGTAGGTG from Sulfurospirillum diekertiae includes:
- a CDS encoding MATE family efflux transporter; this translates as MDSTSLTHNPIPLLLRQLSIPASLGMLFNTLYNIVDTYYAGLISTEALAALSASSFLFFFVIGMAYGGTSALTALIGHAYGKQHFFLAGIIAKKGVALIIGVGMFFGLLGFYFASELLTWIGTEERYHALALSFIEVILLGAALFFANFALNSVLVATGDTKSYRNTLIFGFFANIVLNPLFIYGWGFIPAMGIGGIALSTVLVQAFGASYLLYKSLQTGLISFTCKEHFYPDMRIYKDLISQATPPGLNMLMMSFGSLIALHFVTLYGYQAVAGYGIGYRVEQLMLLPTLGISSAVLSLVSNNMGAGKFERVRQTLFYALTYGYTLSIIGMGILWISGKWLVAQFDPSADVIAYGTTYIYVMLFLFCGYVTHFACVATLQGIKKPTMIFYVGFFRQILAPSIVYTLIVSYFELSFIWMWIGLGCIVYSSALALLYYTYLKVKTL
- a CDS encoding twin-arginine translocation signal domain-containing protein translates to MTKKMDRRSFLKVGGGVAAVATMNANAIPLVGDGLLNDSEDGFSASHFGAVITHSRNSRFESATPFEGDAHPVTLIEGLYIRNGSHYVSLCT